The following DNA comes from Thermus oshimai DSM 12092.
CCACCTCCTGGTCGGAAAGGGGCAGGCGGTGGAGGGCCCGTAGGGCCTTGAGGGCCGCCACCTCGAGGGCGGCGGAGCTGGAAAGCCCCGCCCCCATGGGGAGGTCGCTCCGGATGTAAAACCTAGCCCCCTCCACCCGGTGCCCCGCCTCCCTCAGGGCCCAGACCACCCCCAGGAGGTAGTCCAGGAAGTCCCCCTGGGGGCCTCCCCCTAGGGGCCTGGCCCTCAGCTCCTTGAGGGTTTCGCTGTAGGCCTCCACTCGGCCCTCCGCCCGGCCCACCTCCACCCGGGTGAAGTAGGGGAGGGGGGTGGGGAGGACGTAGCCTTCCTGGTAGTCCGTGTGCTCCCCTAGGAGGTTCACCCGGCCCGGGGCCTGGGCGCTGGCCTCTGGGGGTGCGCCGAAGACCTCTTGAAAGCCCATGCCTCCATTATGGGCAAAGGGCCTTCAGGTTGTGGTCCAAAAGGGCCAGGTAGGTGGGGACCTTGGCGTCCAGGGTGTCCGTGTAGAGGAGGGCCACCCGGGCCCCCGTGGCCTCCGCCAGGGCCCTAAGGGCCTGGCCCCGGAACTGGGGTTCGGCCAAAACGAGCTTCACCCCTTCCCGTTTGGCCTTTTCCACCAGCGCCAAAAAGGCCCGGCTTCCCACCTCCTGGGCGCTGCTGCTGGAAAGCACCCCCACGATCTCCAGGCCGTAGCGCCGGGCGAAGTAGCGGAAGGCATCGTGCTGGGCGATGGCCTTCACCCCTTTAAGCCCGCAGGCCCTATAGGCGCGGTCCCGCTTGGCCACCTCTTCCCGGAAGCGGGCCAGGTTGGCCCGGTAGGCCCCTTCCCCTTTGGGGTCCAGCCGGGTGAGCTCCTGGGCGATCTTTTCCGCGTAGCGCAGGGCGTAGGCGGGGTCCAGCCAGAGGTGGGGGTCGCAGGGGCCGTGGGCGTGCTCCTCCTCCCCGTGGCCGTCCTCCCGATGGGCTTCCTCGCAGATCAGGTCCTTTTCCCCCTCCCCAAGCCGCACCACCCGGGCCCCCTTGGGCAGGAGGGCCTGGAGCTTGGGCAGGAAGGGTTCCAGTCCCAGCCCGTTGGCAAAGAGGACCCTCGCCTGGGCCAGGGCCTTGGCGGTGGAGGGGGTGGGCTCAAAGGTGTGGGGGTCGGCCCCCGGGGGGACCACGCCCGCCACCCGCACCCTCTCTCCCCCCACCTGGCGCACCAGGTCCGCCAGGATGGGGGTGGTGGCGGCCACCTGCACCTGGGCTAGGGCGGGGAGAAAGGCCAGAACCAGCAGGGCAAGAACCCGGCTCATGTTTAGAATGATAAACCATTATCAGCAAAAAATCAAGCCCCTAAAGACCGCACCCCCGGGCCGGCCCGGGGGGGTGCCTCCGTCGCAATCCCCTTGCGGGGAAGCATCTCGTGCAACACAGCCAAGCAAGTGGCCATCGGCCAAGAGGTAATCGTGGTCGCAATCCCCTGACGGGGAAGCATCTCGTGCAACACGTAGTAGCTCAATGGTTAGAAACCGCGGCTCAAGATTCCAATTGTCGCAATCCCCTGACGGGGAAGCATCTCGTGCAACATGAGTCTAGGCCCCTAATCTCTAGGCAAAGCGAATGGGACTGGTCGCAATCCCCTGACGGGGAAGCATCTCGTGCAACGGGAAAGGGGGAAAAAGATGTACCTAATCGGGAAAGAAGTCAAGTCGCAATCCCCTGACGGGGAAGCATCTCGTGCAACGTAAAAACCTGGGGCCATCAATCCTCGTGTATCCCGGGAGTCGCAATCCCCTGACGGGGAAGCATCTCGTGCAACTCTACCCCCTAAAGAGCCCCGTCCTGGACAGGCTTGCTGAAAGGGGGTTTGTGAGAAAGATGAAGCTTGGAATATACATAAGGCGAATAAAGGGCTTTTTGCGAGGTTTAGGCCCATGCTTAAGCCGCAGAGGAAGGTGCGATGAGAATCCAAATGCGCATACTTGCGTGCTGAACGAGACTAGATTGTCAAGATCCACCGCCGGATGCCCGGCTTTGGAAACATGCTACCAGCGT
Coding sequences within:
- a CDS encoding metal ABC transporter substrate-binding protein; its protein translation is MSRVLALLVLAFLPALAQVQVAATTPILADLVRQVGGERVRVAGVVPPGADPHTFEPTPSTAKALAQARVLFANGLGLEPFLPKLQALLPKGARVVRLGEGEKDLICEEAHREDGHGEEEHAHGPCDPHLWLDPAYALRYAEKIAQELTRLDPKGEGAYRANLARFREEVAKRDRAYRACGLKGVKAIAQHDAFRYFARRYGLEIVGVLSSSSAQEVGSRAFLALVEKAKREGVKLVLAEPQFRGQALRALAEATGARVALLYTDTLDAKVPTYLALLDHNLKALCP